TCGGACCAAAATATGTGCAATGGTCGCTGATGCTCACCGGTTTTATTGTCGGAATTCCCCTCTTTTATAATATCGGGTTTGTATTGATGGTGCCGTTGATATTCACCGTAGCAGCAAGAACGAAGTTACCGGTGGTATACCTGGGAATTCCAATGCTGGCTTCTTTATCAGTCACACATGGATATTTGCCGCCGCATCCGTCACCCACCGCGTTGATACAGCAGTTTCATGCAAATATGGGCATGACCCTCCTATACGGCATTATGGTGGCTGTTCCGGCCATTATCCTTGCAGGACCTGTGTTCTCCCGCTTCCTGAAACATTACACCAGTTCTCCGGGAAAAATGTTTGTAGCCGCTCCTTTACCGGAAGAAGAACTGCCCGGAATGTTTGTCAGTTTGTTTGCGGCATTGTTACCGGTTTTCCTGCTGGCAGTTACAGCAGTGGTAAGGATGTGCACAAAACCGGGCGACCTTTTATATGAAGTGGCCACCTGGCTGGGAGAGCCATTGATAGTGATGTTGCTCGCTGTATTGAACGGCATGATATTGCTCGGACTCAGGAGAGGAATGCCAGCGAAGAAAGTAATGGGCATCATGGATGATGCAGTAAGAGATGTAGCGGTGATTATCCTGATCATAGGCGGCTCCGGTGCATTAACGCAATTGCTGCACGACAGCAAGGTAAGTGATTACATTGCCGTAACCCTGCAGAATATGCATTTGCATCCGCTGCTACTGGCATGGGGCATAGCTGCCATTATCCGCGTATGCATAGGGTCAGCAACGGTAGCAGGCCTCACCACCGCAGGCATCGTGGCGCCCATGATAGCTTCTTCCGGAGTAGATCCCAACCTCATGGTACTGGCTACCGGTGCCGGCAGCCTGATGTTCTCTCATGTGAATGATGGAGGTTTCTGGATGTTCAAGGAATATTTTAACTTGTCGGTAAAAGACACCAT
The genomic region above belongs to Chitinophaga sp. 180180018-3 and contains:
- a CDS encoding gluconate:H+ symporter, producing the protein MPLLIVIAAIILLVVLVTWWRLNTFLSFLIVSLLMGLALHMKVTDITQSIQTGIGKTLGSLIVIIVFGSMLGKLVAESGAGQKIAGGLMNLFGPKYVQWSLMLTGFIVGIPLFYNIGFVLMVPLIFTVAARTKLPVVYLGIPMLASLSVTHGYLPPHPSPTALIQQFHANMGMTLLYGIMVAVPAIILAGPVFSRFLKHYTSSPGKMFVAAPLPEEELPGMFVSLFAALLPVFLLAVTAVVRMCTKPGDLLYEVATWLGEPLIVMLLAVLNGMILLGLRRGMPAKKVMGIMDDAVRDVAVIILIIGGSGALTQLLHDSKVSDYIAVTLQNMHLHPLLLAWGIAAIIRVCIGSATVAGLTTAGIVAPMIASSGVDPNLMVLATGAGSLMFSHVNDGGFWMFKEYFNLSVKDTIKTWSVMETIVSITGLVGCLILNLLL